One stretch of Sphingomonas sp. HF-S4 DNA includes these proteins:
- the hisB gene encoding imidazoleglycerol-phosphate dehydratase HisB → MRTATISRKTSETSVDVTLNLDGTGAYAVSTGIGFFDHMLEQLSRHSLIDMDIKTVGDLHIDQHHTVEDTGLAIGEAIAKALGDKKGIRRYADALSPMDETLARVAIDISGRPFLVWKTEFSQKRLGEMDTEMFEHWFHSFAQTAGVTLHVETLYGSNNHHIAEAMFKGLARALREAIEIDPRKADAIPSTKGVL, encoded by the coding sequence ATGCGCACCGCCACGATCAGCCGCAAGACGAGCGAGACTTCGGTCGACGTCACGCTCAACCTCGACGGCACCGGCGCCTATGCGGTTTCGACCGGCATCGGCTTCTTCGATCACATGCTCGAGCAATTGAGCCGCCATTCGCTGATCGACATGGACATCAAGACCGTCGGCGACCTGCATATCGACCAGCACCACACCGTCGAGGACACCGGGCTCGCGATCGGCGAGGCGATTGCAAAAGCCCTTGGCGATAAGAAGGGCATCCGCCGCTACGCCGATGCGCTCTCGCCGATGGACGAGACGCTCGCGCGCGTCGCGATCGACATCTCCGGCCGCCCGTTCCTCGTCTGGAAGACCGAGTTCAGCCAGAAGCGCCTTGGCGAGATGGACACCGAGATGTTCGAACACTGGTTCCACAGCTTCGCGCAGACCGCGGGCGTGACGCTGCATGTCGAGACGCTCTACGGCAGCAACAACCACCATATCGCCGAAGCCATGTTCAAGGGCCTCGCCCGCGCGCTGCGCGAGGCGATCGAGATCGACCCGCGCAAGGCCGACGCAATCCCCAGCACCAAGGGCGTACTGTGA
- a CDS encoding SspB family protein, whose translation MTGTVPDSLIPYDEIVQEALRAVVGRVLGSVAATQALPGAHHFYITFKTHAPGVDIPQRLIERFPDEMTIVLQHRFWDLKVDDSKFSVGLSFNQVPAMLNIPFSAITGFHDPAVNFELRFQASEAEPPEPHDEAENDGPTITPADDGSNVVSVDFKRKK comes from the coding sequence ATGACTGGTACCGTGCCCGACAGCCTGATTCCCTATGACGAGATCGTCCAGGAGGCGCTGCGCGCCGTGGTCGGCCGCGTGCTGGGTTCGGTGGCCGCGACCCAGGCTTTGCCGGGTGCGCACCATTTCTACATCACCTTCAAGACGCATGCGCCGGGCGTCGACATCCCGCAGCGGCTGATCGAGCGCTTCCCCGACGAGATGACGATCGTCCTCCAGCACCGCTTCTGGGATCTCAAGGTCGACGACAGCAAATTCTCGGTTGGCCTGAGTTTCAACCAGGTGCCGGCAATGCTCAACATCCCGTTCTCGGCGATCACCGGCTTCCACGATCCTGCGGTGAATTTCGAGCTGCGCTTCCAGGCGAGTGAAGCCGAGCCGCCCGAGCCGCACGACGAGGCCGAGAATGACGGCCCGACGATTACCCCGGCCGACGACGGCTCGAACGTCGTCTCGGTGGACTTCAAGCGGAAGAAGTAA
- a CDS encoding TorF family putative porin: protein MRTILFTTILFTGLAATPAHAQKLSGGIEAATDESRRGLSWSEGRIATSADLLVPVGPLEASARVATVRDSVRHDGAEVVGDLELGAVTDLGPFRVRGHVTGHIFAGARSKMDYVELGGSGSYSLGPVQVNAGAVYAPDQSAIGGSNLYLYAGANAGVPMTPLSASASIGRSSGNTDDPLRAARLRPTGTYSDWRIGLEYNSFPITFGIDYVGTDIENRPGLSRFADARHSGDRVIGRARISF from the coding sequence ATGCGTACGATCCTGTTCACGACGATTCTGTTCACCGGCCTCGCTGCCACGCCGGCGCATGCCCAAAAGCTGAGCGGCGGGATCGAAGCCGCGACCGACGAGAGCCGCCGGGGCCTGAGCTGGAGCGAGGGGCGGATCGCCACCTCCGCCGACCTGCTCGTCCCCGTCGGCCCGCTCGAAGCCTCAGCGCGGGTGGCGACGGTGCGCGATTCGGTGCGCCACGACGGCGCCGAAGTGGTCGGCGATCTGGAGCTGGGCGCGGTGACCGATCTCGGCCCGTTCCGCGTGCGCGGGCACGTCACCGGCCATATCTTCGCCGGCGCGCGTAGCAAGATGGACTATGTCGAGCTGGGCGGCAGCGGCAGCTACAGCCTAGGCCCGGTCCAAGTGAATGCCGGCGCGGTCTATGCGCCCGACCAGTCGGCGATCGGCGGGAGCAACCTCTATCTCTATGCCGGCGCCAATGCCGGCGTGCCGATGACGCCGCTCAGCGCCTCGGCGTCGATCGGACGCAGCTCGGGCAACACCGACGATCCCCTCCGCGCCGCGCGGCTGCGGCCTACCGGCACCTACAGCGACTGGCGGATCGGGCTGGAATATAACAGCTTCCCGATCACCTTCGGGATCGATTATGTCGGCACCGATATCGAGAACCGCCCCGGCCTCTCGCGCTTCGCCGACGCGCGCCACAGCGGCGACCGAGTGATCGGTCGGGCGCGGATTTCGTTCTAG
- the fumC gene encoding class II fumarate hydratase, translating to MEDSVTTRTETDSIGAIEVPADSYWGAQTQRSIENFPFGAMERMPLGIVHAQAIVKQAAARVNRKHGLDAKVVDAIEAAAQEIVAGKLDDQFPLVIWQTGSGTQTNMNVNEVIAGRANEVLTGNKGGKSPVHPNDHVNMSQSSNDSFPTALHVATAVATRDVLLPALEQLTASLTAKAEAWDHIVKIGRTHTQDATPLTLGQEFSGYAAQLVSCKARIEGALNGNIRKLAIGGTAVGTGLNAPEGWAEDMTAAISDIAGTAFESAPNKFEQLAAKDGLVFFSGALNTLAVALNKIANDIRFLGSGPRSGLGELSLPANEPGSSIMPGKVNPTQCESLTMVAAQVIGNNQAVTVGGMQGHFELNVFMPLIGANVLRSIHLLAVGMTSFAERCVDGTEANEKQIADLVGRSLMLVTALAPVIGYDNSAKIAKYAHEKGLTLKQAGLELGLVDEATFDQYVKPETMIGR from the coding sequence ATGGAGGATAGCGTGACCACCCGGACCGAAACCGACTCGATCGGCGCGATCGAAGTTCCCGCAGACAGCTATTGGGGTGCGCAGACCCAGCGCTCGATCGAGAACTTCCCGTTCGGCGCCATGGAGCGGATGCCGCTGGGCATCGTCCACGCCCAGGCGATCGTCAAGCAGGCCGCGGCGCGGGTCAATCGCAAGCACGGGCTCGACGCCAAGGTGGTCGACGCGATCGAAGCGGCGGCGCAGGAGATCGTCGCGGGTAAGCTCGACGACCAGTTCCCGTTGGTGATCTGGCAGACCGGCAGCGGCACCCAGACCAACATGAACGTCAACGAAGTGATCGCCGGGCGCGCCAACGAAGTGCTGACCGGCAACAAGGGCGGCAAGTCGCCGGTGCACCCCAACGATCACGTCAATATGAGCCAGTCGTCGAACGACAGCTTCCCGACCGCGCTGCATGTTGCGACTGCGGTCGCCACCCGCGACGTGCTGCTGCCCGCGCTCGAGCAGCTCACCGCATCGCTCACCGCCAAGGCCGAGGCCTGGGACCATATCGTCAAGATCGGCCGCACCCATACCCAGGATGCGACGCCGCTGACGCTGGGCCAGGAATTCTCGGGCTATGCCGCGCAGCTGGTCAGCTGCAAGGCACGGATCGAGGGCGCGCTGAACGGCAATATCCGCAAGCTGGCGATCGGCGGCACTGCGGTCGGCACCGGGCTCAATGCGCCGGAAGGCTGGGCCGAGGACATGACCGCGGCGATCAGCGACATTGCCGGGACCGCATTCGAGAGCGCGCCGAACAAGTTCGAGCAACTGGCCGCCAAGGATGGGCTGGTGTTCTTCTCGGGCGCGCTCAACACGCTGGCGGTGGCGCTCAACAAGATCGCCAACGACATCCGCTTCTTGGGCTCGGGGCCACGCTCGGGGCTGGGCGAGCTGTCGCTGCCGGCCAACGAGCCGGGCAGTTCGATCATGCCGGGCAAGGTCAACCCGACCCAGTGCGAATCGCTGACGATGGTCGCGGCGCAGGTGATCGGCAACAACCAGGCAGTCACCGTCGGCGGGATGCAGGGGCATTTCGAACTCAACGTGTTCATGCCGCTGATCGGCGCGAACGTGCTGCGTTCGATCCACTTGCTCGCGGTGGGGATGACCAGCTTCGCCGAGCGCTGCGTCGACGGCACCGAGGCGAACGAGAAGCAGATCGCCGATCTGGTCGGCCGCTCGCTGATGCTGGTGACCGCGCTGGCGCCGGTGATCGGCTATGACAATTCGGCCAAGATCGCCAAGTACGCCCATGAGAAGGGGCTGACGCTCAAGCAGGCCGGGCTCGAGCTCGGGCTGGTCGACGAAGCGACGTTCGATCAATATGTGAAGCCCGAGACGATGATCGGGCGGTAA
- the gmk gene encoding guanylate kinase yields the protein MPHRTENDPHKFRRRGVLFVLSSPSGAGKSTIARKLLAADSFLEMSVSYTTRPMRPGEVDGVDYHFVDLEKFREMVANNEFLEWAHVFDHRYGTPREGVNKILAAGRDVLFDIDWQGAQQLFQLAGGDVVRAFILPPSLKILHERLLKRATDSVEVIDARMARATAEVSHWDGYDYVLVNDEVEQCFGSVHTIIKAERLRRSRQTGLIGFIRGLNK from the coding sequence ATGCCCCATCGCACCGAGAACGATCCGCACAAATTCCGCCGCCGCGGCGTCCTCTTCGTCCTGTCCTCGCCCTCGGGGGCAGGCAAGTCGACGATCGCGCGGAAGCTGCTCGCGGCGGACTCGTTCCTCGAAATGTCGGTGTCGTACACCACCCGGCCGATGCGCCCGGGCGAAGTGGACGGCGTCGACTATCATTTCGTCGACCTCGAGAAATTCCGCGAGATGGTCGCGAACAACGAGTTCCTCGAATGGGCGCACGTGTTCGACCATCGCTACGGCACTCCGCGCGAGGGGGTGAACAAGATCCTCGCTGCCGGCCGCGACGTGCTGTTCGACATCGACTGGCAGGGCGCGCAGCAGCTGTTCCAACTCGCCGGCGGCGACGTGGTCCGCGCGTTCATCCTGCCGCCATCGCTCAAGATCCTGCACGAGCGGCTGCTCAAGCGCGCCACCGACTCGGTCGAAGTGATCGACGCCCGCATGGCCCGCGCCACCGCCGAGGTCAGCCACTGGGACGGCTATGACTATGTGCTGGTCAACGACGAAGTCGAGCAGTGCTTCGGATCGGTCCACACGATCATCAAGGCCGAACGCCTGCGCCGCTCGCGCCAGACCGGGCTGATCGGCTTCATCCGCGGGCTGAACAAATAG